TTTTACATCATTTTATTTAGTAAATGATGTAAAGAATTAAGTTACAGCTATTATTTGGATTTTTGTTGTTTTAGTAGGGATTGCTAAGAAAATTTTAGTTTTTTACTGCCTTTATTTATACGTAAAAATACGTTATTATTAATAAGAATTCAAAGTCAAATAATTTTAGAAAAAGGCGTGTGAATGAACTTTATTTCCTACGGCTTTATTTTATGTGAAGGAGCAAACTATGAGAAAGAAAGAGCGTCATCGTTTGATTACCCGTTTGTTAACAGAAAAAAATATCCAGAAACAAGAAGATTTTGTTGATTTGTTAAAAAGTCGCGGTGTCGTGGTAACACAAGCCACAATTTCTCGTGATATAAAGGAATTAAAACTAATCAAAGTACCATCGCAAGAAGGTGGCTATCGCTATAGTCTGCCAGCTGAAACTGCAGAAGATGTCGGGGCAAAATTGGAAAAAATGTTAAAAGATGCCTTTGTTTCTGTTGATCAAATGGAAAAATTTGTGGTGCTAAAAACATTACCAGGTAATGCGTCAGCTATTGCCAATTTAATTGAAAAAAGATTTCAAGATAATTTATTTTCTGTATTGAATGATGATGACACGGTTTTAATGATTACCCGAACAGAAGCAGCTGCCCAAGATTTACGGCGGGAATTTTTGCGCTTTTTATAAAAGCAGGAGTTGAAGTTGAATGTTAGTAGAATTAGCAATTAAAAATTTTGCAATTATTTCCAGTCTACGTTTGCAATTTCATCAAGGTATGACAGCATTAACTGGAGAAACGGGTGCAGGAAAATCAATCATTATTGATGCAATGGGCCTTTTATGTGGGAGCCGGGGTTCTAGTGATTATATTCGTGAAGGTAGTAATAAATGTAGCCTTGAAGGTTTATTCGAATTGCCTAAAAGTAGTCAGTTAAACGAGTTATTGCACGAGCTAGGCATTGAAACAGAGGACGAATTACTAATTGTACAACGGGATATTAGTCAAAGTGGTAAAAATATTTGTCGTGTGAACGGCCGCACGTTAACCTTAGCAAATTTGCGACGGATTGGAGCTTTCTTAGTTGATATTCAAGGGCAAAATGAACATCAAGAACTGCTGCAACCAGATCGTCATTTGCATTTATTAGATCAATTTGGTGGACAAAAATTTCATGAATTATTAGAGCGCTATCAACAAGCTTATGAAAAATTTCAACATTTAAATAAGCAAATGCGTAAAATTCAAGTTAATGAACAGTCATATGTACAAAGAGTAGATATGCTGCATTTTCAGCAAGATGAAATTGCAAGTGCCAATTTGTTACCAAATGAAGAGGAAGAACTAGTAGAAGAGCGAGAAAAATTAGGGAATTATCAAAAAATTGTTGATAGTCTGGCTAAAAGTTATGCGCTTTTAACTAACGATGAAGAAAATAGCTTAGATGGAATTGGCGCTGCCTTAACGAATATGCAAGATATTGCACATTTGGATAATGAATATGAAACAATTAGTGAGAACTTACAATCTGCTTTTTATTTATTACAAGATGCGGCTGGTGATATTTCCCGACAATTAGATAGTTTATCTTTTGATGAAGGGCGCTTAGAAGAGGTGAATCAACGGTTAGAATTAATTCGTCAATTAAAACGAAAATATGGTGAGAGTATCCCAGAAATTTTAGCGTATTATGATGAAATAAAAAAAGAACTTGCTGAATCTGCTTTTTCTGAAGGTCAGTTAGAGCAATTGGCAAAAGAAGTTCATATACAAGAACAAGTAGTGTGGCATTTCGCAGAAGAGTTGCATCAAGAACGAAAAAGGATTGCCCGCAAACTCGCAAAAGCTATTGTCACCGAGTTAAAAGAACTCTATATGGAGTATAGTCAGTTTGAAGTCCGTTTTAATAATGGCAAAAAAATACTTCATGAAAATGGGTTTGATGAAGTGGAATTCTATCTAACTACCAATCCAGGAGAACCCTTAAAGCCCTTAGTTAAGGTTGCTTCAGGTGGTGAATTGTCCCGGATGTTATTAGCATTAAAAACAATTTTTTCTCAAAGTCAAGGCATTACGAGTATTGTTTTTGATGAAGTCGATACAGGTGTGAGCGGTAGAGTCGCACAAGCAATTGCTGAAAAAATTGCTAAAATTGCGGAAAATTCTCAAGTTTTGTGTATTACCCACTTACCACAAGTTGCAGCAATTGCGGATTATCAGTATTACATTAAAAAGGAAGTCAGCCAAGGACGAACGCAAACAATCGTTTCTGAATTAGCCCCGCATTTACGCATAAACGAAATTGCACGTATGTTAGCTGGAGCTGAGGTGACTGATTTAACGCTGGAACATGCCAAGGAGCTTTTGGCTATGGCTGGTCATTAGTCTATTTAAAAAGAGTCGTGAAAAAAGCAACTGCTTTTTTCACGACTCTTTTTAAATAGACGTACACGTTTTACATGACGCTTAAAATTGCAGTTAAAAAGACAGAACCAACAGTCAAAATTAACATGGTCCAAATGACGATTTTGGTTACTTTACTAAAAGTACTACTTGATTTTTTTTCGTTCATAAAAGCCACCCTTACATAGATTCTTCTCTTGGAGTTTACTCTCTTTTGCCAGTTACTTCAAGCAAACGGGCAATAATTTCACAAAAGATTCCGCTTTTTTAAATATTTAATTACCAAATAGCAAATGAGAATCGTTACACCAGTAATGAGCAAAAAAGCATAATCGGATTTGGCAAAAGGTAATTTTACATTCATTCCATATATGCCACCTATAATAGTAGGAATTGTTAAAACAATTGTTAAAGAAGTTAAAATTTTCATAACGATATTTAAATTGTTAGAAACAATGGCCGAAAACGTTTCGTTCATTTGACTTACGAGTTGGAGGTTTATTTTAGCAGTAGTCACAGACTGCTTTGTTTCAACTAATATATCATGAAGATGATTCTGATACGCGTGATGATTTTGAAATTCGTTAGTATTAGCTAATTTGGTTAAGGTTTTAAAATTGGCTTTGGTAGCTGCCTCAAATAGAACAAGACTTTTTTGAATATCCATAAGCTGATACAAATGTTTATTTTCGGTAGAAACTTGTATTTGTCCTTCTAGTTTATCGACTTGTCGTTTTAAATCGGCTAAGTTTTGATTATAAGTGAAAGCCAAGTGCCATAATATTTGTAAAACAAGATTTAATTTATTACTCATATCATTTTTAGGTAATGGTTTTTCTAATATCGTTTTAAAAAAAGGCATATGGTAGTTGCAAACTGTAAGTAGTTTTTTTTCAGGCGTAATAATTAAAGCGAGTGGGTAAGTATTAAATTGTAAATAACCACTAGGACTTGTTGAAACATAAGGAAACTGTAATAATAGCAATGCAGGAATTAAAAAGTTTTCTTGATTGAGGCCTTCTGCCCGAGAATTTTCAGCATCATCCAAGATACTGGTTAAGTAATCTTTTGGCAATTCATACTTTTTTGAAAGTTGCTCGATTTCAGCAGTAGTTGGTTTTTCAACGTGGAGCCAAAGAGACTCTTTAATATCTTCTGTTTCAATCAAATGATTATCTTTAAGAAAATAATGCGTAATCATGTAGTCACATCCTTTATGAAACATTATAATAGAAAAACGGTGTAATTTCTTTTGATAGATCGTGAAAACTTAAGAAAAACTTATCTGCCTACAAGAACTTTTAAAAGAACTGTTACACTGATGTAAAGAAAATCAAGTATAGTTACCCTAGCGGTATGGAGAGGAAATGAAAAATGGAAAAGTTTACACCGTTATTAGTCTTTTGGTACATTTTTCCGGTAATCGTTTTGGTTGCCTGTAACTTTCTTGTTACAACATTTGCTTTAACTAAGCGTTTCAAAATTAAAGCGCCTGACTTGACTGTTCCTTTTCTTTTTTTGGGAATTAATCAAGTGTCACAAGCTACTTTTACTTTTTCCGCACTGCCGTATTTTATAATCGGAATGTTGGTTTTAGGAATTGGTTTGGCTATTTTTCACGCCTATTTTTATGGTGAATTATCATACGGACGTTACTTAAAAATGTTTTGGCGTTTAGTTTTTCTACTCACAATGGTATTTTATCTCTTTATCATTGTGCTTAGTATTCTACATTTTGTCTAACTTTTTAGCATTTGAAACTAAAATAAATTTGTTATTCATTCTGTTGATTTTCTTGGTAAAAAAAAGTCAAAAAACTTCTCTTATTCGTATACATAATTGGTGGTAGAAAGTGGGGGATTGTGGTAGACTGTGTATATCAAGTGGTGACAGGAGGCTTTTTTGATGTTCATGGGCGAATTTCAGCATTCAATTGATGCAAAAGGTCGTTTAATCGTCCCTGCAAAATTACGAGAAAAGCTCGGTGAAAAGTTCATTGTCACAAGAGGACTTGATGGCTGTTTATTTGGTTATCCAAAAACAGAATGGGAAAAATTAGAAGAAAAGTTAAATGAAATGCCACTAGCTAAAAAAGATGCTCGTACCTTTGTTCGTTTTTTTTATTCAGCAGCAACAGAATGTGAGATAGATAAACAAGGACGAATTAACATTCCTCAAACCTTACGAAAACACGCTAGTTTAACAAAAAATTGTGTCATTACTGGTGTGAGTAATCGCATTGAGATTTGGGATGAGGCGAAATGGCAGGCTTTCTCAGAAGAAGCCGAAGAAAATTTTGATGAAATTGCCGAAACGATGATTGATTTTGGCTTATAGAAAGAGGAACTTAAATGGCGGAGTCGTTTCAACATTATACTGTGATGCTTAAAGAAACAGTCGATGGTCTAAACATTAAACCAGACGGTATTTATGTTGATTGTACCTTAGGCGGGGCCGGGCATAGTCACTATTTATTATCACAGTTAAATGCAAAAGGTCATCTTTATGCTTTTGATCAAGATCAAAAGGCGATTGATCATGCTAAAGTTTTTTTGAAAGATGCTATTGCCGCTGGAAAAGTAACTTTTATTAAAGATAACTTTCGTAACTTAGCTACTGCATTGAGTGAACAGGGGATAAATAAAATTGATGGCGTTTTGTATGATTTAGGCGTTTCATCGCCACAACTTGACGAAGCTAGTCGCGGATTTAGCTATCATCAAGATGCTCCTTTAGATATGCGAATGGATCAAACAGCAGCGTTTTCTGCGTATGATTTAGTCAACACTTATGATTATCATGAGTTAGTTAAAATATTTTATCGTTATGGTGAAGAAAAATTTTCAAAACAAGTAGCGCGTCAAATTGAACGTGCGCGCCAAAAAAAACCAATTGAAACGACAGGTGAATTGGTGGATTTAATCAAAGAAGCGATTCCTGCGCCCGCTAGACGAAAAGGCGGACATCCAGCCAAACGGATTTTTCAAGCAATTCGTATTGCGGTCAACGATGAATTAGGCGCAATCGAAGAGTCATTAGAACAAGCAATTACACTTTTAAATGTCGGTGGCAGAGTAAGTGTGATTACATTTCATTCATTGGAAGATCGCTTAGTTAAAAATATTTTTAAAGAATATAGTAATCCTAAAGACTTACCACCAGGCTTACCAATTGTGCCAGTGGAGTATCAACCAGAATTAAAAATAATGAATCGCAAACCAATTGTTGCAAGTGAACAAGAGCTGGACGAAAATAACCGCTCTCGCAGTGCAAAATTGAGAATTGCTGAAAGAATCAAAGAGTAAAAGGAGCGTCGAAATGGCAGAAGCGAAACGTGAATATCATTATGATATGAATCAAGCGGCACCGGCACCACAAATTGAACAACCAAATCCGTCAGCGAAACCATCGACGCCCATACGTCCTGAAATTATTCGCATTCCATCTTCGCCCGCTCGAAAATTAAAACGTATCAGTGGATTGGAAAAAGTTATTGGTATTTTTCTTTTGGCTGCGGTGATTGGCTTGGCTATTTTAACGGTGTATGTTAGAACAGACATTAGCCAATTGGAGCGAGAAGTTTCTCAAATTGAAGCACAAACGACGCAACAAGCGGATGAAAAGACTCGTTTAGAACAGGAAAAAAGTGAACTTTCAAAAACTGAACGAATCAAAAAAATTGCAGAGAAAAAAGGACTTAAAATTAACGACGATAACTTAAGGAAAGTGAAGTAAATGCGTTTTAAACGAATTAGAAAGTATTTCCGCAAGAAAAATCAAAATCCAACGAACAACCGCAAAAAAGTAGGGATTATTCTCTTT
The genomic region above belongs to Enterococcus saigonensis and contains:
- a CDS encoding magnesium transporter CorA family protein encodes the protein MITHYFLKDNHLIETEDIKESLWLHVEKPTTAEIEQLSKKYELPKDYLTSILDDAENSRAEGLNQENFLIPALLLLQFPYVSTSPSGYLQFNTYPLALIITPEKKLLTVCNYHMPFFKTILEKPLPKNDMSNKLNLVLQILWHLAFTYNQNLADLKRQVDKLEGQIQVSTENKHLYQLMDIQKSLVLFEAATKANFKTLTKLANTNEFQNHHAYQNHLHDILVETKQSVTTAKINLQLVSQMNETFSAIVSNNLNIVMKILTSLTIVLTIPTIIGGIYGMNVKLPFAKSDYAFLLITGVTILICYLVIKYLKKRNLL
- the rsmH gene encoding 16S rRNA (cytosine(1402)-N(4))-methyltransferase RsmH codes for the protein MAESFQHYTVMLKETVDGLNIKPDGIYVDCTLGGAGHSHYLLSQLNAKGHLYAFDQDQKAIDHAKVFLKDAIAAGKVTFIKDNFRNLATALSEQGINKIDGVLYDLGVSSPQLDEASRGFSYHQDAPLDMRMDQTAAFSAYDLVNTYDYHELVKIFYRYGEEKFSKQVARQIERARQKKPIETTGELVDLIKEAIPAPARRKGGHPAKRIFQAIRIAVNDELGAIEESLEQAITLLNVGGRVSVITFHSLEDRLVKNIFKEYSNPKDLPPGLPIVPVEYQPELKIMNRKPIVASEQELDENNRSRSAKLRIAERIKE
- a CDS encoding DUF4044 domain-containing protein; translated protein: MNEKKSSSTFSKVTKIVIWTMLILTVGSVFLTAILSVM
- the ftsL gene encoding cell division protein FtsL translates to MAEAKREYHYDMNQAAPAPQIEQPNPSAKPSTPIRPEIIRIPSSPARKLKRISGLEKVIGIFLLAAVIGLAILTVYVRTDISQLEREVSQIEAQTTQQADEKTRLEQEKSELSKTERIKKIAEKKGLKINDDNLRKVK
- a CDS encoding DUF3397 domain-containing protein: MEKFTPLLVFWYIFPVIVLVACNFLVTTFALTKRFKIKAPDLTVPFLFLGINQVSQATFTFSALPYFIIGMLVLGIGLAIFHAYFYGELSYGRYLKMFWRLVFLLTMVFYLFIIVLSILHFV
- the recN gene encoding DNA repair protein RecN, which produces MLVELAIKNFAIISSLRLQFHQGMTALTGETGAGKSIIIDAMGLLCGSRGSSDYIREGSNKCSLEGLFELPKSSQLNELLHELGIETEDELLIVQRDISQSGKNICRVNGRTLTLANLRRIGAFLVDIQGQNEHQELLQPDRHLHLLDQFGGQKFHELLERYQQAYEKFQHLNKQMRKIQVNEQSYVQRVDMLHFQQDEIASANLLPNEEEELVEEREKLGNYQKIVDSLAKSYALLTNDEENSLDGIGAALTNMQDIAHLDNEYETISENLQSAFYLLQDAAGDISRQLDSLSFDEGRLEEVNQRLELIRQLKRKYGESIPEILAYYDEIKKELAESAFSEGQLEQLAKEVHIQEQVVWHFAEELHQERKRIARKLAKAIVTELKELYMEYSQFEVRFNNGKKILHENGFDEVEFYLTTNPGEPLKPLVKVASGGELSRMLLALKTIFSQSQGITSIVFDEVDTGVSGRVAQAIAEKIAKIAENSQVLCITHLPQVAAIADYQYYIKKEVSQGRTQTIVSELAPHLRINEIARMLAGAEVTDLTLEHAKELLAMAGH
- the mraZ gene encoding division/cell wall cluster transcriptional repressor MraZ, coding for MFMGEFQHSIDAKGRLIVPAKLREKLGEKFIVTRGLDGCLFGYPKTEWEKLEEKLNEMPLAKKDARTFVRFFYSAATECEIDKQGRINIPQTLRKHASLTKNCVITGVSNRIEIWDEAKWQAFSEEAEENFDEIAETMIDFGL
- the argR gene encoding arginine repressor, producing MRKKERHRLITRLLTEKNIQKQEDFVDLLKSRGVVVTQATISRDIKELKLIKVPSQEGGYRYSLPAETAEDVGAKLEKMLKDAFVSVDQMEKFVVLKTLPGNASAIANLIEKRFQDNLFSVLNDDDTVLMITRTEAAAQDLRREFLRFL